From Tubulanus polymorphus chromosome 9, tnTubPoly1.2, whole genome shotgun sequence, a single genomic window includes:
- the LOC141911263 gene encoding uncharacterized protein LOC141911263: protein MEPNCERTVKIKYSLYFGMVSSLRICLCLLGVCSVIAISALFVNFQTFRRAGELKYLPLAKKSVHSVNSYYEFREDNIEGAKTSSSSLSNRLRMKFVARELQPKWKAQYRLLVRQFDALMRRLNIKYFLFSGSLIGAYRHHGPVPWDDDFDVQLSKKDLLKIRKVFDDNDPQVKHMKIKMFKSRPWKLSFSYSHWPLVDIWPYVHIDEYIKDSTFQPWVRRNNSDIFPLVKVPFMGMMLPAPRKWRKVLLDRYGDIDKKCTSHHVSHRTFRTFRVVHTDCAALHGHFPFVTRTLKDGIMSETLKLGNRALSMWRYSVGSKDAPVDRVICD, encoded by the coding sequence ATGGAACCAAATTGTGAAAGAACTGTTAAAATCAAGTATTCTCTGTATTTTGGGATGGTCTCGAGTTTGagaatttgtttgtgtttacTCGGAGTTTGTTCCGTCATCGCGATTTCCGCATTGTtcgtgaattttcaaacattccGACGAGCCGGTGAACTAAAGTATCTACCGCTGGCGAAGAAGAGTGTGCATTCCGTGAACAGTTATTACGAATTTCGCGAGGATAATATCGAGGGGGCGAAGACATCGAGCTCCTCTCTGTCGAATCGGTTGCGTATGAAATTCGTCGCGAGGGAGCTCCAGCCAAAATGGAAAGCGCAATACAGATTACTGGTGAGACAGTTCGATGCGTTGATGCGCAGATTGAATATCAAGTATTTTCTGTTTTCCGGTTCGTTGATCGGCGCCTATCGTCACCACGGACCGGTGCCCTGGGACGACGATTTCGACGTTCAGTTGTCAAAAAAGGATTTATTGAAGATTAGGAAAGTCTTCGACGACAACGATCCGCAAGTAAaacatatgaaaataaaaatgtttaaaagtCGCCCGTGGAAATTATCTTTTTCGTACTCGCATTGGCCACTTGTCGATATATGGCCTTATGTGCAtatagatgaatatataaaagattCAACATTTCAGCCGTGGGTACGAAGGAACAACTCCGATATTTTCCCACTCGTTAAAGTTCCTTTTATGGGAATGATGTTACCGGCGCCTCGCAAGTGGAGAAAAGTATTACTAGATCGTTACGGGGATATCGACAAGAAATGTACATCTCACCACGTGTCGCACAGGACGTTTCGTACTTTTAGGGTCGTACATACCGACTGCGCGGCGTTACACGGACACTTTCCGTTCGTCACTAGAACTTTAAAAGATGGAATCATGAGCGAAACCCTTAAACTGGGTAATCGAGCTTTGAGTATGTGGAGGTATTCGGTCGGATCGAAAGACGCGCCTGTAGATCGTGTTATATGCGATTGA
- the LOC141910626 gene encoding uncharacterized protein LOC141910626 → MADEMASSSIIIGNTTSTGSSTATAEPLFRCPVNFLYVFRFNTLVYALGPICALGICLNAFNVCVFRRMRESGQAIYLLTLMSCADIIYLANIFLDGPVRFVTSYVVFGDEVFRRRHTTLFPIWNWIAIASYKSTMTVRNWAVVLTAVVRCLHILFPLWSRRVVDRRFVNVCATTIVAIAAVLFVPRYFGSKIIYELPCKEAPSSSPVYGKFVKTKDMGKIFTHIYIAVTVCAPALILILANTVLLRSVSLSSVSHKKISTKSENDSKPGSNARATQLVIIATFVYLVCELPTLISRIVEYFVKYDRTLLMLCVSAIRDKLTPLDAAINCLIFVIASAHFRKTARNMLCKGRKASN, encoded by the coding sequence ATGGCAGACGAGATGGCCTCCAGCTCAATAATTATCGGTAACACTACTAGTACCGGTAGCAGCACCGCCACCGCTGAACCACTTTTCCGATGCCCCGTCAATTTTCTCTACGTCTTCAGATTCAACACTCTCGTCTATGCCCTGGGACCTATATGCGCCTTGGGTATCTGTTTAAACGCTTTCAACGTATGCGTATTTCGACGCATGCGAGAGAGCGGGCAAGCTATCTACTTGCTCACGTTAATGTCCTGCGCGGATATCATCTATTTGGCGAACATCTTTCTCGACGGCCCGGTCCGTTTCGTAACGTCCTACGTCGTTTTCGGCGATGAGGTTTTCCGTCGTCGGCACACGACTCTGTTTCCGATTTGGAATTGGATCGCGATCGCCTCGTACAAGTCGACGATGACCGTGCGAAATTGGGCCGTAGTTCTGACGGCCGTCGTTAGGTGTCTCCACATTTTATTTCCGCTGTGGTCGCGACGAGTCGTCGATCGTCGGTTCGTGAACGTCTGCGCGACAACAATCGTCGCCATAGCAGCCGTGTTATTCGTACCGCGCTATTTCGGGTCGAAAATCATTTACGAACTGCCCTGTAAGGAGGCCCCGAGTTCGAGCCCGGTTTACGGTAAGTTCGTCAAAACCAAAGACATGGGTAAAATATTCACGCATATTTACATAGCGGTAACGGTGTGCGCACCGGCTCTGATACTGATTTTAGCCAATACGGTTTTGCTACGATCCGTCAGCCTTTCGAGTGTATCTCACAAAAAGATATCGACGAAAAGCGAAAACGACTCAAAACCGGGTTCGAACGCCAGGGCCACGCAGTTAGTCATAATAGCGACGTTCGTTTATCTGGTTTGCGAATTGCCGACTTTGATCTCTAGAATAGTTGAGTATTTTGTGAAATATGACCGAACGTTGTTAATGTTGTGCGTATCGGCAATCAGGGATAAACTAACCCCGCTGGACGCTGCTATCAATTGCCTCATATTCGTAATAGCCAGCGCCCATTTTAGAAAAACTGCCAGAAATATGCTATGCAAAGGTCGAAAAGCTAGCAACTAA